In a genomic window of Balaenoptera ricei isolate mBalRic1 chromosome 3, mBalRic1.hap2, whole genome shotgun sequence:
- the LOC132362139 gene encoding serine/threonine-protein kinase MARK2-like, protein MEYLSGGDMCHYLKTHDRMTEVEARGPFRQLLSALQHCHQRGIVHRDLKPENILFDSNMNIKLTDFGFSNKCDDSGQMDTICGTPPYCAPEIFLGQSYGPAVDVWSLGVVLYAMVTGCQPFWGKDYQELRKQVLQGKYHIPPYLSLEIRDLLQKMIALNPSDRGTLPDLMRHAWLNMGQKEPLQPPCEEDLKVTTVTTPGLTCDQIQDAGTGSVSAKKPQVGASIVTVRPFCRRDLSGSELEPSPSPVVSPLKSRWLYQGENVQLQED, encoded by the coding sequence atggagtacctcagtgggggggacatgtgcCACTATTTGAAGACCCATGACCGTATGACAGAggtggaggcccgaggcccgttccggcagctgctctccgccctgcagcactgccaccagaggggcatcgtgcatcgggacctgaagccagagaacatcctctttgattccaacatgaatatcaaacttacagactttggcttcagcaacaagtgtgatgactctGGACAAATGGACACAatctgcggcacacccccttactGTGCCCCGGaaatcttcctggggcagagctacggccctgcggtggacgtgtggagcctgggagtagtgctctaCGCCATGGTAACTGGGTGCCAGCCCTTTTGGGGAAAAGACtaccaggagctgcggaagcaagtcctacaaGGGAAATACcacatcccaccttatctgtctttggagataagggatctattacaaaaaatgattgccctcaaccccagtgacagaggcaccttacctgacctcatgaggcatgcTTGGttaaacatgggccagaaggagccactccagccaccctgtgaagaggACCTGAAGGTGACAACGGTGacgactccgggcttgacttgcgaccagatccaggatgcTGGAACAGGCAGTGTGAGCGCCAAGAAACCCCAGGTAGGGGCCTCCATCGTAACTGTGAGGCCCTTCTGTCGCAGGGACCTCAgcggcagtgaacttgagccttctccaagccctgtggtgtccccCCTGAAAAGCAGGTGGCTCTACCAGGGAGAAAacgtgcagctgcaggaagactAG